The proteins below come from a single Cannabis sativa cultivar Pink pepper isolate KNU-18-1 chromosome 3, ASM2916894v1, whole genome shotgun sequence genomic window:
- the LOC133036059 gene encoding uncharacterized protein LOC133036059, giving the protein MLQKTNPGTIIDIEKQDDDSFKYAFVALNAAIKGWPNCKPIIVVDGTFLKAAYGGTLLTANTQDAELKIFPLAYYIVDSENDKSWEWFFKKIKEVFGVREDQCLISDRHESIIKATRKVFLEITHGYCIFHLLSNLKTKFKKNAKHFRGPFFAAAKAYMEIEFEFHMRELDNLDKRIRPYLEQIGHEKWSRYSTMTSNIAKALNSANLVARETPVTTLMECLRAQMQEWTYNNRKEAQKCTSDRDHLACFPLKSSRTLEFKTKVRGKQRLSSHEFEVVGAMYISAAVYRPSNQDALF; this is encoded by the exons ATGCTCCAGAAAACAAATCCAg GAACAATAATCGACATAGAGAAACAAGATGATGATAGTTTCAAATATGCATTTGTTGCATTGAATGCTGCTATTAAAGGTTGGCCAAACTGCAAACCAATCATCGTTGTTGACGGTACATTCCTAAAGGCCGCGTATGGAGGCACGTTGCTCACTGCCAACACACAAGATGCAGAATTGAAAATATTTCCACTTGCATACTACATAGTTGATTCTGAGAACGATAAATCATGGGAGTGgttcttcaaaaaaataaaagaagtatTCGGGGTTCGAGAAGATCAATGCCTAATATCAGACAGACATGAAAGCATCATCAAAGCAACTAGGAAAGTGTTCCTTGAAATAACACATGGCTACTGCATCTTTCACCTCTTGTCCAACCTgaaaacaaaattcaaaaagaaTGCAAAGCATTTTAGAGGTCCATTCTTTGCAGCCGCAAAAGCTTACATGGAAATTGAGTTTGAATTTCATATGAGGGAGCTAGACAACTTGGATAAGCGCATAAGACCATATCTGGAACAAATTGGCCATGAAAAATGGTCAAG GTACTCTACCATGACATCTAACATAGCTAAAGCACTGAACTCAGCAAATTTAGTAGCAAGGGAAACACCAGTGACAACATTAATGGAGTGCTTGAGGGCACAAATGCAAGAGTGGACATACAATAATAGAAAGGAGGCACAAAAATGCACaagt gaccgggatcacctagcttgttttccactcaAGTCGTCTCGTACACTTGAGTTCAaaactaag gtaaggggAAAGCAAAGGTTGAGCAGCCATGAGTTCGAGGTCGTAggagcaatgtacatatcagccgcTGTGTATCGGCCCAGTAatcaggatgctctattttga